One genomic window of Comamonas antarctica includes the following:
- a CDS encoding CaiB/BaiF CoA transferase family protein: MSDNNTTSPADDTTDFPLEGIRVLDLSRVFAGPMCGMVLADFGAEVIKVEHPERGDDTRDWGIRIGKTETTYYSAMNRNKRSITVDLRSPEGLKIIHELLPQCDVVLHNFKTGGAEKLGLGYAQLKALKPDLVYCAIAGYDSSGPEAKRPGYDLVIQGEAGLMALNGEAQQPPLKFGVAVVDLMTGMYAAQAVIAALFRRERTGRGRLIEMALYDCGITVTGYYGLDAMQLGRDPQRYGNSHPSIVPYGMFEAADGPLIIAVGNNQQFERFCRDVVQRPDILADAKFATNVERAKNRPALLPLLTELIRGLPRDVLLERMNQFGIPCGKVSGLHEALTSERTRRGGLLQEMPHPVAGTTHVFAPPYRLDGQRLPIRRAPPTLGEGTKDVLQQLLQLSEEELQALQAQGVLTLPAA, translated from the coding sequence TTGAGCGACAACAACACCACTTCACCCGCTGACGACACCACCGACTTTCCTTTGGAAGGCATCCGCGTGCTCGATCTGTCGCGCGTGTTTGCCGGGCCGATGTGCGGCATGGTGCTGGCCGACTTCGGCGCCGAGGTCATCAAGGTCGAGCACCCCGAGCGTGGCGACGATACGCGCGACTGGGGGATTCGCATCGGCAAGACCGAGACCACCTACTACAGCGCCATGAACCGCAACAAGCGGTCCATCACCGTCGATCTGCGGTCTCCCGAGGGACTGAAGATCATCCACGAGCTGCTGCCGCAGTGCGACGTGGTGCTGCACAACTTCAAGACCGGCGGCGCCGAGAAGCTGGGCCTGGGCTACGCGCAGCTCAAGGCGCTCAAGCCCGATCTGGTCTACTGCGCGATTGCCGGCTACGACAGCTCCGGCCCCGAAGCCAAGCGGCCCGGCTACGACCTGGTGATCCAGGGCGAAGCCGGGCTGATGGCGCTCAATGGCGAGGCGCAGCAGCCGCCGCTCAAGTTCGGCGTGGCCGTGGTCGACCTGATGACCGGCATGTATGCGGCGCAGGCGGTGATCGCGGCGCTGTTCCGGCGCGAACGCACCGGCCGCGGCCGGCTCATCGAGATGGCGCTCTACGACTGCGGCATCACCGTGACCGGCTACTACGGGCTCGACGCGATGCAGCTGGGGCGTGATCCGCAGCGCTACGGCAACTCGCACCCGTCCATCGTGCCCTATGGCATGTTCGAGGCCGCCGACGGTCCGCTGATCATTGCCGTGGGCAACAACCAGCAGTTCGAGCGCTTTTGCCGCGATGTGGTGCAGCGCCCGGACATTCTTGCCGATGCCAAGTTCGCCACGAACGTCGAGCGCGCGAAGAACCGCCCGGCGCTGCTGCCGCTGCTGACCGAACTGATCCGCGGCCTGCCGCGCGATGTGCTGCTCGAGCGCATGAACCAGTTCGGCATTCCCTGCGGCAAGGTGTCCGGCCTGCACGAGGCGCTGACCAGCGAGCGCACGCGCCGCGGCGGCCTGCTGCAGGAAATGCCGCACCCGGTGGCCGGCACGACCCATGTGTTTGCGCCGCCGTACCGGCTTGACGGCCAGCGCCTGCCGATCCGCCGCGCGCCGCCGACGCTGGGCGAAGGCACGAAGGATGTGCTGCAGCAATTGCTGCAGCTGTCCGAGGAGGAACTGCAGGCACTGCAGGCCCAGGGCGTGCTGACGCTGCCCGCGGCCTGA
- a CDS encoding Bug family tripartite tricarboxylate transporter substrate binding protein produces MASFHTTRRSLLALAAAPLLATPAFAQQPAWPGKMVKLIVPFPAGGPTDIASRIVGQKLGERLKQTVLVENRPGASGSIAAAQVASSPADGYTLMMLATPTLLAPHLYKSAGYDTVKDFAPVATVYDLPIVIVVNPKLLPDVTDIKSLIAHAKAQKQPMNYTSSGAGSFGHLSMELLKQMASFDMQHVPYKGGTPAITDTIGGQVPVMYSDLVAALPHIQAGKLRAIAVGSPQRVVMLPEVKTIAEQGIQGYDAVSWGGLLAPKGTPAAVVQRIAGEVKQILADADVQTRLLNAGAIARFQSPAEMGQRVQQDYARWGQLIRDKRIASE; encoded by the coding sequence ATGGCTTCCTTTCACACTACCCGCCGCAGCCTGCTGGCCCTCGCGGCCGCCCCCTTGCTGGCCACCCCGGCGTTCGCGCAGCAACCCGCCTGGCCCGGCAAGATGGTCAAGCTGATCGTGCCCTTCCCCGCGGGCGGCCCCACCGACATCGCCTCGCGCATCGTCGGCCAGAAGCTCGGCGAACGCCTCAAGCAGACCGTGCTGGTGGAAAACCGCCCCGGCGCTTCGGGCTCGATTGCCGCGGCGCAGGTTGCCTCCAGCCCGGCGGACGGCTATACGCTGATGATGCTGGCCACGCCCACGCTGCTCGCGCCGCATCTCTACAAGAGCGCGGGCTATGACACCGTGAAGGACTTCGCGCCCGTGGCCACGGTCTACGACCTGCCCATCGTGATCGTGGTCAATCCCAAGCTGCTGCCGGACGTCACCGACATCAAGAGCCTGATCGCGCATGCCAAGGCGCAAAAGCAGCCGATGAACTACACCAGCTCGGGCGCGGGCAGCTTCGGCCACCTGAGCATGGAGCTGCTCAAGCAGATGGCTTCCTTCGACATGCAGCATGTGCCCTACAAGGGCGGCACGCCGGCCATCACCGACACCATCGGCGGCCAGGTGCCGGTGATGTATTCCGACCTCGTGGCCGCGCTGCCGCATATCCAGGCCGGCAAGCTGCGCGCCATTGCCGTGGGCTCGCCGCAGCGCGTGGTCATGCTGCCCGAGGTCAAGACCATTGCCGAGCAGGGCATCCAGGGCTACGACGCCGTGTCCTGGGGCGGCCTGCTCGCGCCCAAGGGCACGCCTGCGGCCGTGGTCCAGCGCATCGCCGGCGAGGTCAAGCAGATTCTTGCCGACGCCGATGTCCAGACCCGGCTGCTCAATGCCGGCGCCATTGCGCGCTTCCAGTCGCCCGCCGAGATGGGCCAGCGCGTGCAGCAGGACTACGCGCGCTGGGGCCAGCTGATCCGCGACAAGCGCATCGCCTCGGAATGA
- a CDS encoding oxepin-CoA hydrolase, alternative type, whose product MSSEQALLSRREGAVLVLSNNNPAARNALSPAFYQALTQALADASSDPTVGAIVLTGEGGHFCAGGDLRQLVKRRELSLPERREKIEGLHDLIRAVRACPKPVIAAVEGAAAGAGVSLALACDMVVAARNAVFSVAYVKIGLTPDGGATALLAQFLSRQVLTELCLTGERISGERLHALGAVNRLADSGAALAEAIALAQQLATGPDVAMAHIKALCHAAYDNTLEQQLDAEREFMVQAQASEESREGMAAFLEKRSPDYTQLRK is encoded by the coding sequence ATGAGCAGCGAACAAGCCCTCCTCAGCCGCCGCGAAGGCGCGGTGCTGGTGCTGAGCAACAACAACCCGGCGGCGCGCAATGCGCTGTCGCCGGCGTTCTACCAGGCGCTGACGCAGGCGCTGGCCGACGCCAGCAGCGACCCGACCGTGGGCGCGATCGTGCTCACCGGCGAGGGCGGGCATTTCTGCGCCGGCGGCGATCTGCGCCAGCTGGTCAAGCGCCGCGAGCTGTCGCTGCCCGAACGGCGCGAGAAGATCGAAGGCCTGCATGACCTGATCCGCGCGGTGCGCGCCTGCCCCAAGCCGGTGATTGCCGCCGTCGAGGGCGCGGCAGCGGGCGCGGGCGTGTCGCTGGCGCTGGCCTGCGACATGGTCGTCGCGGCGCGCAATGCGGTGTTCTCGGTGGCCTATGTGAAGATCGGCCTCACGCCCGATGGCGGCGCCACGGCCTTGCTCGCGCAGTTCCTGTCGCGCCAGGTGCTGACCGAGCTGTGCCTCACGGGCGAGCGCATCTCGGGCGAGCGCCTGCATGCGCTGGGCGCGGTCAACCGCCTGGCCGACTCCGGCGCAGCGCTGGCCGAGGCCATCGCGCTGGCGCAGCAGCTGGCCACCGGCCCCGATGTGGCCATGGCCCACATCAAGGCGCTGTGCCACGCGGCCTACGACAATACGCTGGAGCAGCAGCTCGACGCGGAGCGCGAATTCATGGTGCAGGCCCAGGCCAGCGAGGAATCGCGCGAAGGCATGGCCGCGTTCCTGGAAAAGCGCAGCCCGGATTACACGCAGCTGCGCAAATAG
- a CDS encoding acyl-CoA dehydrogenase family protein → MNFEPTEDRRMLADTLNRFVSEQYGFETRNAIAYGDVGMAPALWSQFAELGAIGALFSEADGGFGGAGFDIAVVFEALGRGLVVEPFLGALLVGRALAAAGSEAQKALLAELIDGSQIGALAHDEPGNHYELGRVATRAKREGDGWTLSGAKAVVVQGDNADLLLVSARTSGEIDSEDGISLFLVPGDAAGVTRRGMGRMDGGRVAEITFEQVQLGADALLGEEGRGFATLELTVGTGVLALCAEALGAMEIAKRDTLEYLQTRKQFGVAIGSFQALQHRMADLLLEIEQSRSAVINAAAALDADRVTRERALSAAKYTIGRIGALVAEESIQMHGGIGMTWELPLSHYAKRLVMIDHELGDEDHHLARFMALGREDAE, encoded by the coding sequence ATGAATTTTGAACCTACCGAAGACCGCCGCATGCTGGCGGACACGCTCAACCGCTTTGTTTCCGAGCAATACGGTTTCGAGACCCGCAACGCGATTGCCTATGGCGACGTGGGCATGGCGCCCGCGCTGTGGAGCCAGTTTGCCGAGCTTGGCGCGATTGGCGCGCTGTTTTCCGAAGCCGATGGCGGCTTTGGCGGCGCCGGCTTCGACATCGCCGTGGTGTTCGAGGCGCTGGGCCGCGGACTGGTGGTCGAGCCCTTCCTGGGCGCGCTGCTGGTTGGCCGCGCGCTGGCCGCCGCCGGCAGCGAAGCGCAAAAGGCGCTGCTTGCCGAGCTGATCGACGGCAGCCAGATCGGTGCGCTGGCGCATGACGAGCCGGGCAACCACTACGAGCTGGGCCGCGTGGCCACGCGCGCCAAGCGCGAGGGCGACGGCTGGACGCTGTCGGGCGCCAAGGCGGTGGTGGTGCAGGGCGACAATGCTGACTTGCTGCTGGTGTCGGCGCGCACCTCGGGCGAGATTGACAGCGAAGACGGCATCTCGCTGTTCCTGGTGCCCGGCGATGCGGCGGGCGTGACGCGCCGCGGCATGGGCCGCATGGACGGCGGCCGCGTGGCCGAGATCACGTTCGAGCAGGTGCAGCTGGGCGCCGATGCGCTGCTGGGCGAAGAAGGCCGGGGCTTTGCGACGCTGGAGCTGACGGTGGGCACGGGTGTGCTGGCGCTGTGCGCCGAGGCCCTGGGCGCGATGGAAATTGCCAAGCGCGACACGCTGGAATACCTGCAGACACGCAAGCAGTTCGGCGTGGCCATCGGCAGCTTCCAGGCCTTGCAGCACCGCATGGCCGACCTGCTGCTGGAAATCGAGCAGTCGCGCTCGGCGGTGATCAACGCGGCGGCCGCGCTCGACGCCGACCGCGTGACGCGCGAACGCGCGCTGTCGGCAGCGAAATACACCATCGGCCGCATCGGCGCGCTGGTGGCCGAGGAAAGCATACAGATGCATGGCGGCATCGGCATGACCTGGGAGCTGCCGCTGTCGCATTACGCCAAGCGCCTGGTCATGATCGACCATGAGCTCGGGGACGAAGACCATCACCTGGCGCGCTTCATGGCGCTGGGCCGGGAGGATGCCGAATGA